Proteins encoded together in one Gemmatimonadota bacterium DH-78 window:
- a CDS encoding PDZ domain-containing protein gives MRSRAVLALLGLAAGAATAAPVRAAQTVTVGARAEAPLPDRTPAPGSGWLGVRSELTVQMRADGSNAQASQLTITDVYRGGPAWAAGIRPGDVVVGLNGLPLRLDRFQSLAQRLVPGDPVALTVRRGARQFDLSLEASARPGAEVLGPQQLQIALDSTRVAFLARLDSVERTLPSEMPFRVELKRIEADSVREVEVRQEAGVGTWVIRTGDGVFEWTSTGDSRTPQAFTAWAFHTDSTRGRGPLRADSLRVVVSTTPDRVARPPAPNAVGVVTPRSPETERTVRPLAPYVAGLNRVAGAEFTPLTGELATYFQAEDGLLVTDVAEGTPAGDAGLTPGDVIIAVRGRRVTTVDQLRSALSAAESTPLLTVLRRGRRLELRLPG, from the coding sequence ATGCGATCCCGCGCAGTACTCGCTCTCCTCGGCCTCGCGGCCGGGGCCGCCACCGCCGCGCCGGTGCGGGCCGCGCAGACGGTCACCGTCGGTGCCCGGGCGGAGGCGCCGTTGCCCGATCGCACGCCGGCGCCCGGCAGCGGCTGGCTCGGCGTGCGCTCGGAACTGACGGTGCAGATGCGGGCCGACGGCTCGAACGCCCAGGCCTCGCAGCTCACGATCACCGACGTCTACCGCGGCGGGCCGGCCTGGGCGGCCGGGATCCGGCCGGGCGACGTGGTGGTGGGCTTGAACGGGCTCCCGCTCCGCCTCGATCGCTTTCAGAGCCTCGCCCAGCGACTGGTGCCGGGTGATCCGGTGGCGCTGACGGTGCGGCGCGGAGCCCGGCAGTTCGACCTCTCGCTCGAGGCCAGCGCCCGGCCGGGCGCCGAGGTGCTGGGGCCGCAGCAGCTTCAGATCGCCCTCGACTCCACCCGGGTGGCCTTTCTCGCCCGCCTCGACTCGGTCGAGCGAACGCTGCCCTCCGAGATGCCCTTCCGCGTGGAGTTGAAGCGGATCGAGGCCGACTCGGTGCGCGAGGTGGAAGTGCGGCAGGAAGCGGGGGTCGGCACCTGGGTGATCCGCACCGGCGACGGCGTGTTCGAGTGGACCTCCACCGGCGACTCCCGCACGCCCCAGGCGTTCACCGCCTGGGCCTTCCACACCGATTCGACCCGCGGGCGGGGACCGCTGCGGGCCGACTCGCTGCGGGTGGTGGTGTCGACCACTCCGGACCGCGTCGCCCGGCCCCCCGCGCCGAACGCCGTGGGGGTGGTCACGCCGCGCTCCCCGGAAACCGAGCGGACGGTGCGGCCGCTGGCCCCCTACGTGGCGGGGCTGAATCGGGTGGCCGGCGCCGAGTTCACGCCGCTGACCGGTGAGCTCGCCACCTACTTTCAGGCGGAGGACGGCCTGCTGGTGACCGATGTGGCCGAGGGCACCCCGGCCGGCGACGCGGGGCTCACCCCGGGCGACGTGATCATCGCGGTACGCGGCCGTCGGGTGACGACGGTCGACCAGTTGCGGTCGGCGCTCTCCGCGGCCGAATCGACGCCTCTGCTGACGGTGCTCCGTCGCGGTCGGCGGTTGGAGTTGCGGCTCCCGGGCTGA
- a CDS encoding sigma-70 family RNA polymerase sigma factor — protein MIRRAGDGDARAVRALYERYAPRVYAVVRRIAGDDDLAQDYAQEAWIRAIRALPTFRGDSRFSTWLHRIAVNAALQAIRRSDTRAKREAPMPDAVPVDPRTGDALLQTRLEEALDRLPNGMRQVLILHDVEGYTHEEIGEVLGVASGTSKSQLFKARARMRSLLGPVGHEDVDQGVEAWST, from the coding sequence TTGATCCGTCGCGCCGGCGACGGCGACGCTCGGGCGGTGCGCGCCCTCTACGAGAGGTACGCGCCCCGGGTGTACGCCGTGGTTCGACGCATCGCAGGAGACGACGACCTCGCGCAGGACTACGCCCAGGAGGCGTGGATCCGCGCGATTCGGGCCCTCCCCACCTTTCGGGGGGACTCGCGCTTCTCGACCTGGCTGCATCGCATCGCCGTGAATGCGGCGCTGCAGGCCATCCGGCGCAGCGATACCCGCGCCAAGCGAGAGGCTCCGATGCCCGATGCGGTTCCCGTCGACCCGCGCACCGGCGACGCCCTGCTGCAGACCCGCCTCGAGGAGGCGCTCGACCGCCTGCCCAACGGCATGCGGCAGGTGCTGATCCTCCACGATGTGGAGGGCTACACCCACGAGGAGATCGGCGAAGTGCTCGGCGTGGCGTCCGGAACGTCGAAGTCCCAGTTGTTCAAAGCGCGTGCGCGCATGCGGTCCCTGCTCGGACCGGTGGGCCACGAAGATGTAGATCAGGGAGTGGAAGCATGGAGCACCTGA